Proteins from a single region of Flavobacterium sp. K5-23:
- a CDS encoding ATP-binding protein produces MINKRLLIKNLLAHNDESSFYDKKRQLNLHTREGKSKFLKHICALSNSNPSNNSYIVVGVEDQDNQIVGDDFFDDSRIQNLVNAYLDNPPIIQYENIPFPNLPKDKVIGLVTIKPKTEISSFKKGIHTISANSVFIRRGSNTTPVGRDFEKNFQNTETVTGIENISRNNIKHTLDGVIDFMNFRHKDMAPKYKVFKELFVICWAGIPKRVRDKTYLSRVDIELINEQIKLFYSAQDVVTINCDEDSFTIIEYIPLGLNDKTSFYPLEQQTIHFQENGYYKIETEMLFQPPEYNKKMLFHIYNTNIALLSKLKKGHSLSGREQKDLENLPSTFMICYLNGFEDAKDKLIDAKTQLKEFPQIYLSFKEAMRILRKMKYNAKYED; encoded by the coding sequence ATGATTAACAAACGATTACTTATAAAAAACTTACTTGCTCACAATGATGAGAGCAGTTTTTATGATAAAAAGCGTCAGTTGAATTTACATACCCGTGAGGGAAAGTCAAAATTCCTGAAACACATCTGTGCATTATCAAATTCTAATCCTTCGAATAATTCCTATATTGTTGTTGGGGTTGAAGATCAAGACAATCAAATTGTGGGTGATGATTTTTTTGATGACAGTAGAATTCAAAATTTGGTGAATGCATACCTGGATAACCCTCCAATAATTCAATATGAAAACATCCCCTTTCCTAATTTGCCAAAGGATAAGGTAATAGGGCTAGTGACCATAAAACCAAAAACAGAAATTTCATCTTTCAAAAAAGGAATACATACCATTTCAGCAAATAGTGTTTTCATTAGACGGGGCAGTAATACAACACCCGTGGGTAGGGATTTTGAAAAAAATTTCCAAAACACCGAAACCGTTACCGGTATTGAAAATATCTCCCGAAACAACATCAAACACACCCTCGACGGCGTGATTGATTTTATGAATTTCAGACATAAGGATATGGCGCCAAAATACAAGGTCTTTAAAGAGCTATTTGTGATTTGCTGGGCAGGAATTCCAAAAAGAGTACGAGATAAAACCTATCTGTCCCGTGTAGATATTGAACTGATAAACGAACAGATTAAACTTTTCTATTCAGCTCAAGATGTAGTAACCATCAATTGTGACGAGGATAGTTTCACCATTATTGAATACATTCCGTTAGGATTGAATGACAAAACAAGTTTCTACCCTTTAGAACAACAGACGATTCATTTTCAGGAAAATGGGTATTACAAAATAGAAACTGAAATGCTGTTTCAGCCACCTGAATACAACAAAAAAATGCTGTTCCATATTTACAATACCAACATTGCTTTGCTGAGTAAATTAAAAAAAGGACATTCGTTAAGTGGACGAGAACAAAAGGATTTAGAAAACCTTCCCTCGACTTTTATGATTTGCTACCTCAACGGATTTGAGGATGCAAAAGATAAATTGATTGATGCTAAAACGCAACTAAAAGAATTCCCCCAAATCTACTTGTCTTTTAAAGAAGCTATGCGGATTTTAAGGAAAATGAAATATAATGCTAAATATGAAGACTGA
- a CDS encoding DUF4382 domain-containing protein encodes MKKIKFYVSSFFMVAMISLLFTNCSNNDSSQTSKVTIRMVDAPGDYDEVNVEVLDVLIKDNSNTDDQGWISIGDKTQVGEGKIYNLLDLTGGVNVLLADNDVPSGYLGQVRLLLGDENTIVLKGSTNAIPLKTPSAQQSGLKLKVNQTLEAGKSYEFLLDFDVKNSVVKAGNSGNYNLHPVIRVSTKENTGGIKGVIISPSPFPTDFVVLVSIPIEGGTITTFMKIENGMFQLNGVPTGVYTVTLDPGATSIYATKTIENVVVINGAITDVGDQSFVLKP; translated from the coding sequence ATGAAAAAGATAAAATTTTACGTTTCGAGTTTTTTTATGGTAGCAATGATAAGTTTGTTGTTTACAAACTGTTCTAATAATGATTCTTCACAAACATCGAAAGTGACCATTAGAATGGTAGATGCTCCAGGAGATTATGACGAAGTGAATGTGGAGGTACTGGATGTTTTGATAAAAGACAATTCAAATACGGACGATCAAGGATGGATAAGCATTGGGGATAAAACCCAAGTAGGAGAAGGCAAGATTTATAATTTGCTGGATTTAACTGGCGGTGTAAATGTATTATTAGCGGACAATGATGTGCCGTCAGGATATTTGGGTCAAGTTCGATTGTTACTTGGTGATGAGAATACTATTGTGCTTAAAGGAAGCACTAATGCTATTCCATTGAAAACACCAAGTGCTCAACAATCTGGATTGAAATTAAAAGTAAATCAAACTTTAGAAGCGGGGAAAAGTTATGAGTTTTTATTGGATTTTGATGTAAAAAATTCTGTAGTTAAAGCAGGGAATTCAGGGAACTATAACCTACATCCAGTTATTAGAGTTTCAACTAAAGAAAATACTGGTGGAATAAAAGGAGTTATAATTAGTCCTTCGCCTTTTCCAACTGATTTTGTGGTCTTGGTGTCAATTCCTATTGAAGGAGGAACGATTACAACATTTATGAAAATAGAAAATGGGATGTTCCAGCTAAACGGAGTACCTACAGGTGTGTATACTGTAACTTTAGATCCAGGTGCAACCTCGATTTATGCAACGAAAACTATTGAGAATGTTGTTGTGATCAACGGAGCAATTACTGATGTAGGCGATCAATCGTTTGTTTTAAAACCATAA
- a CDS encoding sodium/sugar symporter translates to MTTHFGFMDYMVFTAYAVLILGVGLWVSRDKEGHQKNAEDYFLASKSLPWWAIGSSLIAANISAEQFIGMSGSGFALGLAIASYEWMAAFTLIIVGKYFLPIFIEKGIYTIPEFVEKRFSTNLKTILAVFWIALYVFVNLTTVLYLGGLAIETILGVDMMYAIIGLALFAAAYSLYGGLSAVAWTDVIQVIFLVLGGLVTTYLALNTVSEGAGMWQGLKTIYEAAPERFVMILDKSNPEYMNLPGIGVLVGGLWVANIYYWGFNQYIIQRTLAAKSLREAQKGILLAGFLKLLIPFIVVVPGIAAYVMVNDPAIMARLGISAMENLPGLGTADRAYPWLLHFLPAGLKGLAFAALAAAIVSSLASMLNSTSTIFTMDIYKQYINKNADDKTTVNVGRLSAGIALVIAVIMAPLLGGIDQAFQFIQEYTGIVSPGILAVFILGLFWKKTTNKAAIWGALLSIPIAMFFKVGPKGWVAGSGLEAVFPTLPWMDQMGYTAILTMLLIVVISLFQNKGVDDAKGIPLTKGLFKTSPLFNICSFAIMLVLVVVYAIFW, encoded by the coding sequence ATGACAACACATTTTGGATTTATGGATTATATGGTGTTTACTGCTTATGCAGTACTTATTTTAGGGGTAGGATTGTGGGTGTCTAGAGATAAAGAGGGACATCAAAAAAATGCAGAAGACTATTTTCTTGCTAGTAAGTCTTTGCCTTGGTGGGCCATTGGGTCTTCTTTGATTGCCGCTAATATTTCGGCTGAACAATTTATCGGAATGTCTGGTTCGGGTTTTGCTTTGGGTTTAGCAATTGCCTCTTATGAGTGGATGGCGGCCTTTACGTTAATTATAGTAGGGAAATATTTCTTACCTATTTTTATCGAAAAAGGGATTTACACGATTCCTGAATTTGTCGAAAAACGTTTTTCGACAAATCTTAAAACAATTTTGGCGGTTTTTTGGATTGCTTTGTATGTCTTCGTCAATCTAACGACTGTTTTATATTTAGGAGGATTGGCTATTGAAACAATATTGGGTGTCGATATGATGTATGCCATTATTGGATTAGCACTTTTTGCAGCAGCTTATTCTTTATACGGCGGGCTTTCTGCCGTTGCTTGGACAGATGTGATTCAAGTTATTTTCCTGGTTTTGGGAGGACTTGTTACGACCTATTTAGCCTTGAATACAGTCTCAGAAGGAGCTGGAATGTGGCAAGGATTAAAAACGATTTATGAAGCGGCACCAGAACGGTTTGTGATGATTTTGGATAAATCAAATCCGGAATATATGAACCTTCCCGGAATAGGGGTGTTGGTTGGTGGTCTTTGGGTTGCTAATATTTATTACTGGGGTTTCAATCAATACATTATACAAAGAACTTTGGCAGCAAAATCATTGCGCGAAGCTCAAAAAGGAATACTTCTAGCTGGGTTTTTAAAGTTACTTATTCCTTTCATCGTTGTCGTGCCTGGGATTGCAGCTTATGTAATGGTAAACGATCCTGCCATTATGGCTAGATTAGGTATCTCTGCAATGGAAAATTTACCGGGATTAGGAACTGCAGACAGAGCCTATCCTTGGTTGCTGCATTTCTTGCCGGCAGGATTGAAAGGATTGGCGTTTGCTGCTTTGGCGGCAGCGATTGTATCCTCGTTGGCCTCGATGTTAAATTCGACCTCGACTATTTTTACCATGGACATCTACAAGCAATACATCAATAAAAATGCGGATGACAAGACAACTGTAAATGTGGGTCGTCTTTCGGCAGGAATTGCATTAGTAATTGCAGTAATAATGGCGCCGCTTTTGGGAGGAATAGATCAGGCATTCCAATTTATACAAGAATATACCGGGATAGTGAGCCCTGGTATTTTGGCGGTATTCATATTAGGCTTGTTTTGGAAAAAAACCACTAATAAAGCCGCCATTTGGGGTGCATTACTTTCTATTCCAATTGCTATGTTTTTTAAAGTGGGACCAAAAGGATGGGTTGCAGGAAGTGGTTTAGAAGCTGTTTTTCCAACATTGCCATGGATGGATCAAATGGGATATACCGCTATTTTAACGATGTTGCTTATTGTGGTGATTAGTTTATTTCAAAACAAAGGAGTAGATGATGCTAAAGGGATTCCATTGACTAAAGGATTATTCAAAACGAGTCCCCTTTTCAACATTTGTTCATTTGCCATTATGCTTGTTTTAGTTGTGGTGTATGCTATTTTTTGGTAA
- a CDS encoding metallophosphoesterase family protein, whose protein sequence is MRTLVIGDIHGGLRALHQIMERAKVTPKDTLIFLGDYVDGWSQSPQVIDFLIELKSTNECFFIRGNHDDLLLHWLKDSKENLMWYKHGGESTVSAYEIVPAETKQKHIEFLQSLLDYYLDNKNRLFIHAGFTNMNGVKAEYFPKLFYWDRTLWETALALDPSIKPNDSLYPKRLTLYNEVYIGHTPVTRIDKTIPVQRACVWNVDTGAAFKGPLTIMDIDTKEFWQSEPLNHLYFEEKGRN, encoded by the coding sequence ATGAGAACATTAGTTATAGGCGACATACATGGTGGTTTGCGAGCCCTTCACCAAATCATGGAAAGAGCCAAAGTGACTCCAAAAGACACTTTGATATTCCTCGGGGATTATGTAGATGGCTGGAGTCAGTCACCACAGGTTATTGATTTTTTAATCGAATTGAAATCTACTAACGAATGTTTTTTCATTCGGGGAAATCACGACGATTTATTATTGCATTGGCTAAAAGACAGTAAAGAAAATTTAATGTGGTACAAACACGGCGGGGAATCAACAGTTTCGGCTTATGAAATAGTTCCTGCGGAGACCAAACAAAAACACATTGAATTTTTACAATCTTTATTAGATTACTATCTGGACAACAAAAACCGCTTGTTTATTCACGCTGGTTTTACCAATATGAATGGAGTTAAAGCGGAATATTTCCCTAAATTATTTTATTGGGACAGAACCCTGTGGGAAACTGCATTGGCTTTAGACCCAAGCATCAAACCCAATGATTCCTTGTATCCAAAAAGACTGACTTTATACAACGAAGTTTACATTGGGCACACACCCGTAACCCGAATAGATAAAACCATTCCAGTACAAAGAGCCTGTGTTTGGAACGTAGATACCGGAGCCGCATTTAAAGGGCCATTGACCATTATGGACATTGACACTAAAGAATTTTGGCAAAGCGAACCCCTGAATCACTTATATTTTGAAGAGAAAGGGAGAAATTAG
- a CDS encoding DUF6646 family protein, with product MKKIATLLLLLSVCLLNAQAFKGNGDVKGQIGTTIQNGGTGIFVSTDFGIGENMSLGLTTNYLLSASKDALGNLPEFGDRIDLKARFNANLGSVLQLESNMDIYPGLDLGLKNFGAHLGFRYFFTDGFGLFGEAGVPIAKYDTNKTSFGHNLNNQFTFNIGASFNL from the coding sequence ATGAAAAAGATTGCTACGTTGTTATTATTGCTGTCTGTTTGTCTGTTAAACGCACAAGCATTCAAAGGAAATGGAGATGTTAAAGGGCAGATAGGTACTACTATTCAAAACGGAGGTACAGGTATTTTCGTGTCTACAGATTTTGGAATTGGAGAAAACATGTCACTAGGATTAACTACTAATTACTTATTGTCTGCTTCTAAAGATGCATTAGGCAACCTTCCTGAATTTGGAGATAGAATTGACTTAAAAGCTAGATTTAATGCTAACTTAGGTAGTGTATTGCAACTTGAATCTAATATGGATATCTATCCTGGACTTGATTTAGGTCTGAAAAATTTTGGGGCTCACTTAGGTTTCCGTTATTTCTTTACGGATGGTTTTGGATTATTTGGTGAAGCTGGAGTGCCAATTGCTAAATACGACACTAACAAGACCTCTTTTGGTCATAATTTAAACAACCAGTTTACGTTCAATATCGGAGCTTCGTTTAATTTGTAA
- a CDS encoding UDP-glucose--hexose-1-phosphate uridylyltransferase encodes MKNFDINEDPHRRYNPLINEWVLVSPHRSKRPWQGQKETVPSDSLSEYDASCYLCPENIRANGMTNPDYQNSYVFENDFAALKQEEIVFEKDIKDTFFKIQPERGISRVVCFSPKHNLTLPEMSIDAIENVICTWQKEYCDLGKMDYINYVQIFENKGSVMGCSNPHPHGQIWAQSSLPTEVEKTQNNLKTYFDKKGTNLLQDYLLEELRLNERIVIENDHFVALVPFWAIWPYETMIISKRHFGKITDFTSDEKTSFATVLKQLTSKYDNLFETSFPYSSGIHQTPTDGEEHPEWQFHMHFYPPLLRSATVKKFMVGYEMLGESQRDITAEKSATVLKNLSIKHYKQQ; translated from the coding sequence ATGAAAAATTTTGATATTAACGAAGACCCCCACAGACGCTATAATCCATTAATTAACGAATGGGTTTTGGTTTCTCCGCACCGATCAAAAAGGCCTTGGCAAGGACAAAAAGAAACTGTTCCCTCTGATTCTTTGTCGGAATATGATGCTAGTTGTTATTTATGCCCGGAAAACATTCGTGCCAACGGAATGACCAATCCAGACTATCAGAATTCGTATGTTTTTGAGAATGATTTCGCCGCTTTAAAGCAGGAAGAAATTGTTTTTGAAAAGGATATAAAGGACACTTTTTTTAAAATACAACCCGAAAGAGGAATCTCTAGAGTAGTCTGTTTTTCGCCAAAACACAATCTTACTTTACCGGAAATGTCAATTGATGCCATTGAAAATGTCATTTGCACTTGGCAAAAAGAATATTGTGATTTAGGTAAAATGGATTACATAAATTATGTTCAAATTTTCGAAAATAAAGGAAGTGTGATGGGATGTAGCAATCCACATCCGCATGGGCAAATCTGGGCACAATCTTCCTTGCCAACGGAAGTAGAGAAAACCCAAAACAACCTTAAAACCTATTTTGACAAAAAGGGCACGAATTTGTTACAGGATTATTTGCTGGAAGAATTAAGGTTGAACGAAAGGATTGTAATCGAGAATGATCATTTTGTTGCATTGGTCCCTTTTTGGGCGATATGGCCTTATGAGACAATGATTATCAGTAAACGTCATTTTGGGAAAATTACTGATTTTACTTCGGATGAGAAGACCTCTTTTGCGACTGTTTTAAAACAGTTAACTTCAAAATACGATAATCTTTTTGAGACGTCATTCCCTTATTCTTCGGGAATTCATCAAACACCAACAGATGGAGAAGAACATCCCGAATGGCAATTTCACATGCATTTTTACCCGCCTTTATTGCGCTCGGCTACCGTAAAAAAATTCATGGTAGGGTATGAGATGTTGGGTGAATCACAAAGAGACATTACGGCCGAGAAAAGTGCCACTGTATTGAAAAATTTATCTATTAAACATTATAAACAACAATAG